From Ictidomys tridecemlineatus isolate mIctTri1 chromosome 2, mIctTri1.hap1, whole genome shotgun sequence, the proteins below share one genomic window:
- the LOC101964051 gene encoding 2'-5'-oligoadenylate synthase-like protein isoform X3: protein MALAQELYGVPASRLDSFVAQWLQPSREWKEEVLEAVHTVEQFLRQEAFQGERGLDPEARVLKVVKVGSFGNGTVLRSEADVELVVFLSCFHSFREEAKHHQAVLRLIWGKLWCCQDLLDLGLNDLRISQGVPSALDFTIQTRGTAEPINITIVPAYRALGPAVPNSQPPPEVYVNLIKACGYPGNFSPSFSELQRSFVKHRPTKVKSLLRLVKHWYQQAHHPGSGGPHPQCGRRVQMGLSRSEGQTVPETGLLL from the exons ATGGCCCTGGCCCAGGAGCTGTACGGTGTCCCAGCCTCCAGGCTGGACTCCTTCGTGGCTCAGTGGCTGCAGCCCAGCCGGGAATGGAAAGAGGAGGTGCTGGAGGCCGTGCACACGGTGGAGCAgttcctgaggcaggaggccttCCAGGGAGAGCGCGGCCTGGACCCGGAGGCACGGGTGCTGAAGGTGGTCAAG GTGGGCTCCTTTGGGAACGGCACAGTGCTCAGGAGCGAGGCAGACGTGGAGCTGGTGGTGTTCCTGAGCTGTTTCCACAGCTTTCGGGAGGAGGCCAAGCACCACCAAGCTGTCCTGAGACTGATCTGGGGAAAACTGTGGTGTTGCCAGGACCTGCTGGATCTTGGGCTCAATGACCTGAGAATAAGCCAAGGAGTCCCCAGTGCTCTCGACTTCACCATCCAGACCAGGGGGACCGCGGAACCCATCAATATCACCATCGTGCCTGCCTACAGAGCTCTGG GGCCTGCTGTCCCCAACTCCCAGCCACCCCCTGAGGTCTACGTGAATCTGATCAAGGCCTGTGGATACCCTGGAAATTTCTCCCCTTCCTTCAGTGAGCTGCAGAGAAGCTTCGTGAAACATCGGCCAACGAAAGTGAAGAGTCTCCTGCGGCTGGTCAAACACTGGTACCAGCAG GCCCATCATCCTGGATCCGGCGGACCCCACCCACAATGTGGCAGAAGGGTACAGATGGGACTTAGTCGCTCAGAGGGCCAGACAGTGCCTGAAACAGGACTGTTGCTATGA